The genomic interval CAGGGATTATAACAGAAATGGGAATAATTAAGCAGCCATTAGCCAGAAGCATAAGAACGTTAAAGCAAAAAATAAAAAACTGATCAAACTTTTTTATTCAATACTTCCATCATTTGATTGTGTATATAGCCATTCGTGCCCAGAACTTCTTTGCCATATATATTAAATGGTTTGCCTTTAAAATCGGTTATTTTCCCACCTGCTTCTTTCAAAATCAGAGAACCTGCCGCCTGGTCCCAGGGTGAAAGTTTGATCTCCCAATAACCATCAAATCTTCCGCAGGCAGTATAACATAGATCAAGTGCTGCTGAACCGAGTCTCCTCACTGCCTGGGCGGTTACACAGAAACGTGCGAAATAATCAAGATTATTTTCTTTACTCTCCCTTATATCATAAGGAAATCCAGTTACAAGCAGACTCTGTCCAAGTTTTTTTGTCTTTGAAACCAATATCTTTTTTTTGTTAAGAAATGCACCCTTACCTTTGATTGCCGAAAATAATTCCTTCCTTGTTGGGTCATAAACAACTCCGAGCACAATCTCACCTTCAACTTCAAGCCCAATAGATATTGCCCATATGGGTAAGTCATGGGCAAAATTTGTTGTTCCATCAAGTGGATCAATGAGCCATTTTATTTTTTTGTGGGTATCATAACTAATATTTTCTTCACTAAGAATACCATAATCCGGGAATTCCTTCCTCAGATAATCCACAATTCTCTTCTGGGCAATATTATCAAACTGCGTAACAAGATTTACTACTCCCTTATAAGATATATGTTTTCTTCTATTGGAAAGGTGGTAAATATAATCCCCGGTTTCTACAACAATTTTAATGACCTTTTCCTGTATTTTATTTAACATCATTTTTATTACGATTCTTAAAGATTCTCTCTGGTTCAATTATCGGTTTTATCCTTTCTGCCTCTTCATAGGCAAGCATTCCATATTTTGAATCTTTATCAATTTTTATACATTTTTCAAAATATTCAACTGCCTTACGAAATTCATATCTTTTTAATTCTGCAAGGCCTAAATAATAATATGCCTCCTGGAGATTGGGTCCGAGTTTTAGTGCCTCTTCAAAAAATTTTACTGCATCTACAACCATACCTCTCTCATAATATACAAGCCCCAGATAATAATTGGCATAAAGTCTTGCCATTCTATCTTTGGTCTGTTTAGCAACCTTGCTCAAATGTTCAATCGCCTCTCCCCAGATTCCCTTTTTATAGCATATAAATCCAAGGTTATTCAATGCAAAAGGATTCCCGGGTTCAATCAATAAAACCTTTTGGAAATAGAGCATAGCCTCATCATATAATTCTTTATTCATTAAAACCAATCCACTCAATCCAAGTGCACGGGTATTTTTCGGGTCAATATCAAGTGCCTTTTTCAATACGCTCATTGCCTCATCATAATCTTCCATGACAATCAGATTCCAGGCACGATCAAGAAGTGTAGCAAGATCAAGCTCAGGTGAAGTGCGTGCCTTTATAAATGAATAGAATCTATCCATATCAACCTTACTCGTCTTTCGGTTCCGAAAATCTTGTGCGATTTGTCTCAATTCATCCTGAGCCTGATTTAAGTATTTTATATTATTCGCAATTTCAATATAAATATTCTTTATAAGTTCTTTTATAGCCGATTCTTTATCTGGTGTGTATTCCTTTATTAATTTTCTCAGCTCTTCTAATT from candidate division WOR-3 bacterium carries:
- a CDS encoding tetratricopeptide repeat protein; this translates as MINEIKKKLEELRKLIKEYTPDKESAIKELIKNIYIEIANNIKYLNQAQDELRQIAQDFRNRKTSKVDMDRFYSFIKARTSPELDLATLLDRAWNLIVMEDYDEAMSVLKKALDIDPKNTRALGLSGLVLMNKELYDEAMLYFQKVLLIEPGNPFALNNLGFICYKKGIWGEAIEHLSKVAKQTKDRMARLYANYYLGLVYYERGMVVDAVKFFEEALKLGPNLQEAYYYLGLAELKRYEFRKAVEYFEKCIKIDKDSKYGMLAYEEAERIKPIIEPERIFKNRNKNDVK
- a CDS encoding inositol monophosphatase family protein — translated: MNQRESLRIVIKMMLNKIQEKVIKIVVETGDYIYHLSNRRKHISYKGVVNLVTQFDNIAQKRIVDYLRKEFPDYGILSEENISYDTHKKIKWLIDPLDGTTNFAHDLPIWAISIGLEVEGEIVLGVVYDPTRKELFSAIKGKGAFLNKKKILVSKTKKLGQSLLVTGFPYDIRESKENNLDYFARFCVTAQAVRRLGSAALDLCYTACGRFDGYWEIKLSPWDQAAGSLILKEAGGKITDFKGKPFNIYGKEVLGTNGYIHNQMMEVLNKKV